The Vidua chalybeata isolate OUT-0048 chromosome 24, bVidCha1 merged haplotype, whole genome shotgun sequence genome includes a window with the following:
- the AMIGO1 gene encoding amphoterin-induced protein 1 has product MPTSCHPCVAMRVPAVPLSLLLALSLLSPWGSAGGSCPPHCVCASNLLSCSQANLSVVPAPLPRFTAVLDLSHNNVTRLRADWTPARLPHLHALLLSHNGLAFVSTEAFARVPRLRHLDLSSNRLRTLDENLFSDLGELEVLLLYNNEIATVDRTAFENLGRLRKLYLGRNRIARFPLELLREGTRLPQLALLDLSANRLRAVPAGELQALPAWLRDRLYLHNNPLACDCVLFQLLDRGRRRHLSAVEDFQDELHCFLPGVTTHVKILELAGKPPLNCSKAREAVLEAHLGDSVTLGCDSRWQGVRSRHWVTPGGERVLGDGGNGSVVLLANGSLQLRALRPEDAGTYSCWVAGPLLNETLYVELLVHNFTLHGPHDTLNTAYTTLVGCILSVVLVLIYLYLTPCRCCCCRGTEKPPAPRDDSINSSVLSTTPNHAGGTGEPCASHVASSAGTGQNGRFKGGGTPPLPARQGPKAQRKVSDPDSVSSVFSDTPIVV; this is encoded by the coding sequence ATGCCAACATCCTGTCACCCCTGCGTGGCCATGCGTGTCCCCGCGGTgccgctgtccctgctgctggcgctgtccctgctgtccccgtggGGGTCTGCGGGAGGGAGCTGCCCCCCGCACTGCGTCTGCGCCTCCAACCTGCTGAGCTGCTCGCAGGCCAACCTGAGCGTGGTGCCGGCGCCGCTGCCACGCTTCACCGCCGTGCTGGACTTGAGCCACAACAACGTGACACGGCTGCGCGCGGACTGGACGCCGGCGCGGCTGCCGCACCTGCACGcgctgctgctgagccacaaCGGGCTGGCCTTCGTGTCCACCGAGGCCTTCGCCCGCGTGCCGCGCCTGCGCCACCTCGACCTGTCCTCCAACCGCCTGCGGACGCTGGACGAGAACCTGTTCAGCGACCTGGGcgagctggaggtgctgctgctgtacaACAACGAGATCGCCACGGTGGATCGCACGGCCTTCGAGAACCTGGGCCGGCTGCGCAAGCTCTACCTGGGACGGAACCGCATCGCTCGCTTCCCGCTGGAGCTGCTCCGGGAGGGCACCCGGCTGCCGCAGCTGGCGCTGCTGGACCTGTCGGCCAACCGGCTGCGGGCCGTGCCCGCGGGCGAGCTGCAGGCGCTGCCCGCCTGGCTGCGCGACCGCCTCTACCTGCACAACAACCCCCTGGCCTGCGACTGTGtgctcttccagctgctggaccgcggccgccgccgccacctCAGCGCCGTGGAGGATTTCCAGGACGAGCTGCACTGCTTCCTGCCCGGAGTGACCACTCACGTCAAGATCCTGGAGCTGGCGGGCAAGCCGCCTCTCAACTGCAGCAAGGCACGGGAGGCCGTGCTGGAGGCGCACCTCGGGGACAGCGTGACGCTGGGCTGTGACAGCCGGTGGCAGGGCGTGCGCAGCCGGCACTGGGTGACACCGGGCGGGGAGCGGGTGCTGGGGGACGGGGGCAACGGCAGCGTGGTCCTGCTGGCCAACGGCAGCCTTCAGCTGCGGGCGCTGCGCCCTGAGGATGCGGGCACTTACTCCTGCTGGGTGGCCGGACCCCTCCTCAACGAGACCCTCtacgtggagctgctggtgcacAACTTCACCCTGCACGGCCCCCACGACACGCTGAACACGGCCTACACCACTCTGGTGGGCTGCATCCTGAGCGTGGTGCTGGTGCTCATCTACCTGTACCTCACCCcgtgccgctgctgctgctgccgtgGCACCGAGAAGCCGCCGGCGCCACGCGACGACAGCATCAACTCCTCGGTGCTGAGCACCACCCCGAACCACGCCGGGGGCACCGGGGAGCCCTGCGCATCCCACGTGGCCtccagtgctggcacagggcagaaCGGCAGGTTCAAGGGCGGGGGGACGcccccgctgcccgcccggcAGGGCCCCAAGGCGCAGA